The Flaviramulus sp. BrNp1-15 genome includes the window TTCTAATTCTTTTTTTGTAAGATTAGTTTCTTTTGTAAAAAAAGATGCAAATTGCGATGCGCTATCATTAAAAAAGTTTTTTATGAGTCCGTTTACATGTTTAGAGAAATAATCTTTCTTTTTAACTAAAGGATAATATTCTCTTGATTTGCCATACAATTTATAACCAACAAAACCTTTATCGGTCATGCGTTTTAAAAGTGTTGCAACTGTAGTATTTGCTGGTTTGGGTTCTGGGTAAGTATCGAGAAAATCTTTCATAAAAGCTTTTTCGAGTTTCCAGAGGTAATTCATTAATTCTTCTTCGGTTTTAGATAATTGCATTGTTCTACATAGTTAGAATATTCTCTACAAATGTAGAATAAATATTCATATTCTACAAGTGTAGAGGTAAAATAATATCTAAGCTGAGTTTTTTTTAGATCTTATACTTTCAATAACAACAGTAATAAGAATTAAAGCACCACCAATAAATGTGTTGGTTTTTGGAATTTCATTTAAGAACATAAAGGCGATTATAATACCAAAAATAGGTTGTATACTCCCAATAATACTTGCTGTACTTACCGAAAAGTATTTAAAAGAGTGAATAAATAATGAATGACCAATTGCTGTTGTAAGTAAAGCTAAAGTTATTACGTAAGGATATTGGGTAGAAATATTATTTGTACCCATTATAAAGACAAAAGGAATTAAAACAATGCTTAAAATGATAATTTGATGCAGCATAATCACTGTACCATTATATCGATTCACATGCTGTTTTATTATAAGATTACGCAGTGCATAACAAAATGCAGAAAATAACCCGAAAAGGATACCTTTTACATGCGAGTTTTCAAAATTTAAATCTGGAGCAAGTATATAAATACCAATTAAAACCATAACGCCTAAAGCCACATGTGTTAGGTCAAGTTTTGATTTTATAAAAAATGGTTCCAATAATGCCGTAATTACAGGGAATGTAAATAATGATAACATACCAATTGCCACATTAGATAGTTTTAGTGCATAGAAATAAGTTATCCAGTGTGTCCCTAAAAATAAAGCACTTAAAACAGTTGTTGGTAAATCTCTTTTAGATTTTATTTTAATGCTAATTTTTTTATATGTGCAAAACAGGAATAAAAACAATGCACCTAAAGCACAACGCCACCAAATAATAACAGGTGTTGGTAAATCTATAAACTTACCCAAAGGTCCTGAAGTACTAATTAATAAGGTTGCAAATGCAAGTAGAAGTAGGTGGTTGGAGTGTTGGTTTTTCATTCTATTCCTAGAAAGCCTAATTTTTTAAAATATATCTTACTTTATGTTCTAAAGGTATAATTTTAAGAATCTCACCTTCATAATTTGTATAAATGAGTCCATGCTCATCAAGATTGTTTGTAAACCCAAAAACAGCTATGTTTTTCTTTGGGTAGGCAGTATGGCTGTCAAAAGAATTAAATCCATAACCATATATTTTAGCATATTTTGCCATCAAATCATAGCTATCCAATAAATATAACTCATTATTAGATAGATCAATATAACCAGGTGTATAGGCCGCTGGACTTGGTTGAGCTAATTGAACATCGAAATATAATTTGTTGTTATGTATTTCAGATTTAAAAAAGTAAGGATTAGCAGTAGAACTTAAATTATAAAACCTAGAATCCTCTACTGGTTTTAGAGTGTTCTTGTTATAAACTTTATTTTCTTGTTGGTAAAACAAAATAGCCAATTTATCTTCTGTTACTGTTGACGAAAAATAAGTATTTTCAAATTCTAATGAAGCAATAACTTGGGCACTATTTAAATCAATATTGATTATTTTATTTTTATCTAATAAATCATCACGAAAGCCAATTAGAATATTATTATCCTCAACATAAAAATTACCTCCACTAGAAGGAAAAATAAAATTTCCAACAAAAACTCGCTGACATGTTTTACTATCGCGATCTAGAATTGACATATAAGATTGATAAGCTCCGTTAACTAATTGATGCTCTATAGTAAAAACTATTATTTTTTTGTAGTTGCTTGTCACATGCATTATGTCCTCATTAGGTTCTTTACACAATCCTGTGTTAGAATAGTATTCATTAGTGACAATGTTTTTTTGTAAAATAAAATTATCGGAAGTAAATCTATTGTAAAATGACACTAGAGAATTATAGAAATTACTAGACAAGTAATTTGTTTCTACCCCAAATGCATTAGTTAGATTAGTAACTGAGACATTTTCAGAGTTTGGGTTTACATCTTGTTGATAAAGAATATTATTTACAGAGGAAATAACAGTAACTTCAGGTAAGTTAGTATTATTAGATGTTAGTTCTTCATTATTTTCTGAACAGGAAAAAATTAGAAAGAAAAATGACAAATAAATTGAAAATTCATATTTCATAATAACACTATTTTTATTCAAATAACTCAGTAAAATATTTATAAAACAACGGAATAGTTTCAATACCTTTTAGGTAATTCCAGATACCAAAATGTTCGTTAGGCGAATGAATAGCATCACTATCTAAACCAAAGCCCATTAAAATAGTTTTACTTTTTAACTCTTGCTCAAAAAGCGCAACTATAGGAATACTACCTCCGCTTCGTTGAGGTATTGGGGTTTTGCCAAACGTATCTTGATAGGCTTTACTAGCTGCTTTATAACCAACGCTATTTATTGGAGTAACATAACCTTGTCCACCATGATGTGGTTTTACTTTTATTTTTACACCTTTTGGAGCAATGCTTTCAAAATGCTTTTTGAAGAGTTGTGTGATTTCTTCCCAATCTTGATGTGGCACTAATCGCATTGATATTTTAGCATAAGCTTTACTTGCAATAACAGTTTTTGCACCTTCACCAATATAACCACCCCAAATACCATTAACATCTAGGGTTGGTCTTATAGAATTTCTTTCGTTGGTTGTGTAGTCATCTTCACCATAAACCGATTCAATATCTAAAGCTTTTTTATAGTTTTCTAAATTAAAAGGCGCTTTTGCCATTTCAGCACGCTCTTCTTTTGAGAGTTCTTCAACTTTATCATAAAAACCGGGTATAGTAATGTGATTGTTTTCATCATGTAAAGAAGCAATCATTTTAGTTAAAACATTAATGGGGTTTGCAACAGCACCACCATATAAGCCAGAGTGTAAATCACGATTTGGACCTGTAACTTCAACTTCAACGTAACTTAGTCCGCGTAAGCCTGTAGTTATTGAAGGCACATCATTTGCTATCATGCCTGTATCAGAAATAAGAATAACATCATTTTTTAACTTGTCATGATTGTTTTTTACAAAGGTTGCTAAGTTTGCACTACCAACTTCTTCTTCACCCTCAATCATAAATTTTACATTACAAGGCAATTGGTTTGTTGATGTCATAAACTCCATAGCTTTAACATGCATGTACATTTGTCCTTTGTCATCGCAAGCGCCACGGGCATAAATAGCACCTTCAGGATGTAAATCTGTCTTTTTTATTACAGGTTCAAAAGGAGGTGAAGTCCATAATTCTAATGGATCTGGTGGTTGTACGTCGTAATGCCCGTAAACTAAAACGGTTGGTAGATTTTTATCGATTATTTTTTCGCCATAAACTATAGGGTATCCATCTGTTTTGCATATTTCAACGGTATTGCATCCTGCTTTTTTAAGGCTATCTTTAATGGCTTCAGCAGTTTTTAACACATCATCTTTATATGCAGAATCTGCACTAATTGATGGTATTTTTAGAAGTTCTATTAATTCGTTTAAAAATCTTTCTTTATGTTCGGTAATATAAGATTGAATATTATTCATGAAGTATTTATGTAGTTCTTATCAAAAGTATGAAAAAAGAATGTTTTTAAGCCTTTGGAGTTTGCAATTTAAAAATCTTGTTTATATTTGCAGTCCTTTAGCGGGCGTGGTGGAATTGGTAGACACGCTAGACTTAGGATCTAGTGCCGCGAGGTGTGGGAGTTCGAGTCTCCCCGCCCGCACTAATAAAGAAGATTAAACCTTTAACTTTTAAACAAGTTAGAGGTTTTTTTTTGCCTCTACAAACAGTAAAATAAAACAAGTGTTTTTTTTACACTTGTTTTATTTTGTTTATATTTGAAAGTTTTAAAAACTATAGTTTCGTGAAATTAAACATTTTAAAATTTAGATTTTATTATCTAATCTCATAGAAATAAAAGTAACGCAACCGATTGCATTTTTTTGATTTATTCTTACATTAATGCTCTTTTTTTTTAAAACTTAAAAGGTTTTTTGTAGATATTCAAAAAGATACGCATTTTATAGATTTATAAGGATTTATAGAGTGTAAAAAAGGAGGATTTCGAATAAAATGTTTTAGTTTTGCAGAATTAATTTATGCTATAAGTAACAGGCTATTAAATACAAACAGATAATAAAAATGAACAAAAAAGTAGATCAACAATCAGCAGACAATATTAGGGCTTTGGCAGTTGCAATGGTAGAAAAGGCTAATTCTGGGCATCCAGGAGGGCCAATGGGAGGTGCAGATTTTATGCACATTTTGTACTCAGAGTTTTTTAATTACGATCCTTCAGACATGACATGGCCTTTTAGAGATCGTTTTTTTATGGATGCAGGTCACTTATCTACTTTAATGTATGCACAATATTATCTTCTTGGAAATTATAAAAAAGATGACGTTGCTAATTTCAGACAATGGAAATCTATAACTCCAGGTCACCCAGAAGTTGATGTAGAAAGAGGTATTGAAAATACATCTGGTCCACTTGGTCAAGGACATACTATGGGTGTTGGTGCTGCTATTGCAGCTAAGTTTTTACAAGCTCGTTTTGGAGATTGGATGAACCATAAAATTTATGGTTTTATTTCTGATGGTGGTATTCAAGAAGAAATATCTCAAGGTGCAGGTAGAATTGCTGGTCATTTAGGCTTAAGTAATTTTATTATGTTTTTTGATTCTAACGACATTCAATTATCAACATCTACAGATGAGGTAACAAGTGAAGATACCGAAATGAAATACAAAGCATGGGGATGGAATGTTGTTACTATTGATGCTCATAACCATGATGAAATTAGAAAAGCATTAACCGATGCTAACAACGAAACAGAGAAACCAACACTTATTATAGGAAAAACTATAATGGGTAAAGGAGCAGTTGCTGCAGATGGAAGTATGTTTGAAGGGTATTGTGAGTTACATGGTCAACCTATTGGTCATACTGGAGCAGATTACGAAAAAACCTTGTTGAATTTAGGAGCAAATCCTGAAAGTCCGTTTGATATTTATGAACATGTTCAAGCGTTCTACAAGAATATATTAAAAGAGAAAGAAGCTCAAGCAGCTAATAAGAAGGCTGAAATTGCAGCTTGGAGAAAAGATAATTCGGAACTTGCTGATAAATTAGATTTCTTCTTGTCAGGTAAATTACCAGAATTAGATTTTGCATCTATAGAACATAAAGCAGGATTA containing:
- a CDS encoding BlaI/MecI/CopY family transcriptional regulator, producing MQLSKTEEELMNYLWKLEKAFMKDFLDTYPEPKPANTTVATLLKRMTDKGFVGYKLYGKSREYYPLVKKKDYFSKHVNGLIKNFFNDSASQFASFFTKETNLTKKELEDLKALIDNEIKNK
- a CDS encoding DMT family transporter yields the protein MKNQHSNHLLLLAFATLLISTSGPLGKFIDLPTPVIIWWRCALGALFLFLFCTYKKISIKIKSKRDLPTTVLSALFLGTHWITYFYALKLSNVAIGMLSLFTFPVITALLEPFFIKSKLDLTHVALGVMVLIGIYILAPDLNFENSHVKGILFGLFSAFCYALRNLIIKQHVNRYNGTVIMLHQIIILSIVLIPFVFIMGTNNISTQYPYVITLALLTTAIGHSLFIHSFKYFSVSTASIIGSIQPIFGIIIAFMFLNEIPKTNTFIGGALILITVVIESIRSKKNSA
- a CDS encoding dipeptidase; this encodes MNNIQSYITEHKERFLNELIELLKIPSISADSAYKDDVLKTAEAIKDSLKKAGCNTVEICKTDGYPIVYGEKIIDKNLPTVLVYGHYDVQPPDPLELWTSPPFEPVIKKTDLHPEGAIYARGACDDKGQMYMHVKAMEFMTSTNQLPCNVKFMIEGEEEVGSANLATFVKNNHDKLKNDVILISDTGMIANDVPSITTGLRGLSYVEVEVTGPNRDLHSGLYGGAVANPINVLTKMIASLHDENNHITIPGFYDKVEELSKEERAEMAKAPFNLENYKKALDIESVYGEDDYTTNERNSIRPTLDVNGIWGGYIGEGAKTVIASKAYAKISMRLVPHQDWEEITQLFKKHFESIAPKGVKIKVKPHHGGQGYVTPINSVGYKAASKAYQDTFGKTPIPQRSGGSIPIVALFEQELKSKTILMGFGLDSDAIHSPNEHFGIWNYLKGIETIPLFYKYFTELFE
- a CDS encoding transketolase, whose protein sequence is MNKKVDQQSADNIRALAVAMVEKANSGHPGGPMGGADFMHILYSEFFNYDPSDMTWPFRDRFFMDAGHLSTLMYAQYYLLGNYKKDDVANFRQWKSITPGHPEVDVERGIENTSGPLGQGHTMGVGAAIAAKFLQARFGDWMNHKIYGFISDGGIQEEISQGAGRIAGHLGLSNFIMFFDSNDIQLSTSTDEVTSEDTEMKYKAWGWNVVTIDAHNHDEIRKALTDANNETEKPTLIIGKTIMGKGAVAADGSMFEGYCELHGQPIGHTGADYEKTLLNLGANPESPFDIYEHVQAFYKNILKEKEAQAANKKAEIAAWRKDNSELADKLDFFLSGKLPELDFASIEHKAGLASRAASSGVLAYLAENVENMIVSSADLSNSDKTDGFLKKTHALKKGDFSGSFLQAGVAELTMACIANGIALHGGIIPVVATFFVFSDYMKPAIRLSGIQELPVKYVWTHDAFRVGEDGPTHQPVEQEAQIRLLEKLKNHSGKPSFLALRPADSAETSVAWKMALENTSTPSGLILSRQGIKDLPAQGNSRYNEALAAQKGGYLVKEVENPDVVLIANGSEVATLVAAAEILESENNLKVSIASVISEGLFRLQSKAYQNSVIPKNKPLFGLTAGLPVNLEGLVGDNGKVFGLDHFGYSAPATVLDDKFGFTGEKVSKEVLEYLKTV